One stretch of Meriones unguiculatus strain TT.TT164.6M chromosome 7, Bangor_MerUng_6.1, whole genome shotgun sequence DNA includes these proteins:
- the Tubg2 gene encoding tubulin gamma-2 chain isoform X3, whose protein sequence is MPREIITLQLGQCGNQIGFEFWKQLCAEHGISPEGIVEEFATEGTDRKDVFFYQADDEHYIPRAVLLDLEPRVIHSILNSSYAKLYNPENIYLSEHGGGAGNNWARGFSQGEKIHEDIFDIIDREADGSDSLEGFVLCHSIAGGTGSGLGSYLLERLNDRYPKKLVQTYSVFPNQDEMSDVVVQPYNSLLTLKRLTQNADCVVVLDNTALNRIATDRLHIQNPSFSQINQLVSTIMSASTTTLRYPGYMNNDLIGLIASLIPTPRLHFLMTGYTPLTTDQSVASVRKTTVLDVMRRLLQPKNVMVSTGRDRQTNHCYIAILNIIQGEVDPTQVHKSLQRIRERKLANFIPWGPASIQVALSRKSPYLPSAHRVSGLMMANHTSISSLFESSCQQYDKLWKRGAFLEQFRKEDIFKDNFEEMDRSREVVQELIDEYHAATRPDYISWGTQEQ, encoded by the exons ATGCCCCGGGAGATCATCACGCTGCAGCTGGGCCAGTGCGGCAACCAGA tTGGGTTCGAGTTCTGGAAACAGCTGTGTGCCGAGCATGGCATCAGCCCCGAGGGCATCGTGGAGGAGTTTGCCACCGAGGGCACTGACCGCAAGGACGTCTTTTTCTACCAG GCAGACGATGAGCATTACATCCCCCGGGCTGTGCTGCTGGACCTGGAGCCCCGGGTGATCCACTCCATCCTCAACTCCTCCTATGCCAAGCTCTACAACCCAGAGAACATCTACCTGTCTGAGCACGGAGGAGGGGCTGGCAACAACTGGGCCAGGGGATTCTCACAG GGCGAGAAAATTCATGAGGACATCTTTGACATCATAGACCGAGAAGCAGACGGAAGTGACAGTCTCGAG GGATTCGTGCTGTGTCACTCCATTGCTGGGGGGACAGGCTCTGGCCTGGGCTCCTACCTCTTAGAGCGACTGAATGACAG GTACCCCAAGAAACTGGTGCAGACATACTCCGTGTTTCCCAACCAGGATGAGATGAGCGACGTGGTGGTTCAGCCCTACAACTCCCTCCTCACGCTCAAGAGGCTGACCCAGAATGCGGACTGTGTG GTGGTGCTGGACAACACAGCCCTGAACCGGATCGCCACAGACCGCCTGCACATCCAGAACCCATCCTTCTCCCAGATCAACCAGCTG GTGTCCACCATCATGTCAGCCAGCACCACCACCCTGCGCTACCCCGGCTACATGAACAATGACCTCATCGGCCTCATCGCCTCGCTCATCCCCACCCCTCGGCTCCACTTCCTTATGACGGGCTATACCCCCCTCACCACGGACCAGTCA GTGGCCAGTGTGAGGAAGACAACAGTCCTAGATGTGATGAGGCGACTGCTGCAGCCCAAGAACGTGATGGTGTCCACAGGCCGGGATCGTCAGACCAACCACTGCTACATCGCCATCCTCAACATCATCCAGGGAGAGGTGGACCCCACCCAG GTCCACAAGAGCCTGCAGAGGATCCGGGAAAGGAAGTTGGCCAACTTCATCCCCTGGGGCCCAGCCAGCATCCAGGTGGCCCTGTCCAGGAAGTCTCCCTACCTGCCCTCAGCCCACCGGGTGAGCGGGCTCATGATGGCCAACCACACCAGTATCTCCTCG CTTTTTGAAAGCTCCTGCCAGCAGTATGACAAGCTGTGGAAGCGGGGGGCCTTCCTTGAGCAGTTCCGCAAGGAGGACATCTTCAAGGACAACTTTGAAGAGATGGACAGGTCCAGGGAGGTGGTGCAGGAGCTGATCGATGAGTACCATGCAGCCACAAGGCCAGACTACATCTCCTGGGGCACTCAGGAGCAATGA
- the Tubg2 gene encoding tubulin gamma-2 chain isoform X4, whose amino-acid sequence MPSSTTQRTSTCLSTEEGLATTGPGDSHRCQSRSPLVILARDKGEKIHEDIFDIIDREADGSDSLEGFVLCHSIAGGTGSGLGSYLLERLNDRYPKKLVQTYSVFPNQDEMSDVVVQPYNSLLTLKRLTQNADCVVVLDNTALNRIATDRLHIQNPSFSQINQLVSTIMSASTTTLRYPGYMNNDLIGLIASLIPTPRLHFLMTGYTPLTTDQSVASVRKTTVLDVMRRLLQPKNVMVSTGRDRQTNHCYIAILNIIQGEVDPTQVHKSLQRIRERKLANFIPWGPASIQVALSRKSPYLPSAHRVSGLMMANHTSISSLFESSCQQYDKLWKRGAFLEQFRKEDIFKDNFEEMDRSREVVQELIDEYHAATRPDYISWGTQEQ is encoded by the exons ATGCCAAGCTCTACAACCCAGAGAACATCTACCTGTCTGAGCACGGAGGAGGGGCTGGCAACAACTGGGCCAGGGGATTCTCACAGGTGTCAGTCCCGGAGTCCCTTGGTAATCCTAGCccgggacaag GGCGAGAAAATTCATGAGGACATCTTTGACATCATAGACCGAGAAGCAGACGGAAGTGACAGTCTCGAG GGATTCGTGCTGTGTCACTCCATTGCTGGGGGGACAGGCTCTGGCCTGGGCTCCTACCTCTTAGAGCGACTGAATGACAG GTACCCCAAGAAACTGGTGCAGACATACTCCGTGTTTCCCAACCAGGATGAGATGAGCGACGTGGTGGTTCAGCCCTACAACTCCCTCCTCACGCTCAAGAGGCTGACCCAGAATGCGGACTGTGTG GTGGTGCTGGACAACACAGCCCTGAACCGGATCGCCACAGACCGCCTGCACATCCAGAACCCATCCTTCTCCCAGATCAACCAGCTG GTGTCCACCATCATGTCAGCCAGCACCACCACCCTGCGCTACCCCGGCTACATGAACAATGACCTCATCGGCCTCATCGCCTCGCTCATCCCCACCCCTCGGCTCCACTTCCTTATGACGGGCTATACCCCCCTCACCACGGACCAGTCA GTGGCCAGTGTGAGGAAGACAACAGTCCTAGATGTGATGAGGCGACTGCTGCAGCCCAAGAACGTGATGGTGTCCACAGGCCGGGATCGTCAGACCAACCACTGCTACATCGCCATCCTCAACATCATCCAGGGAGAGGTGGACCCCACCCAG GTCCACAAGAGCCTGCAGAGGATCCGGGAAAGGAAGTTGGCCAACTTCATCCCCTGGGGCCCAGCCAGCATCCAGGTGGCCCTGTCCAGGAAGTCTCCCTACCTGCCCTCAGCCCACCGGGTGAGCGGGCTCATGATGGCCAACCACACCAGTATCTCCTCG CTTTTTGAAAGCTCCTGCCAGCAGTATGACAAGCTGTGGAAGCGGGGGGCCTTCCTTGAGCAGTTCCGCAAGGAGGACATCTTCAAGGACAACTTTGAAGAGATGGACAGGTCCAGGGAGGTGGTGCAGGAGCTGATCGATGAGTACCATGCAGCCACAAGGCCAGACTACATCTCCTGGGGCACTCAGGAGCAATGA
- the Tubg2 gene encoding tubulin gamma-2 chain isoform X1, translating to MMPRMGSAARRLRRGPHCTGADPAPASKHPQAARSPCPARPAPRLSSGAGELTSDRRCPGRSSRCSWASAATRVSKRPPGPSDLWFYPSVPVGFEFWKQLCAEHGISPEGIVEEFATEGTDRKDVFFYQADDEHYIPRAVLLDLEPRVIHSILNSSYAKLYNPENIYLSEHGGGAGNNWARGFSQGEKIHEDIFDIIDREADGSDSLEGFVLCHSIAGGTGSGLGSYLLERLNDRYPKKLVQTYSVFPNQDEMSDVVVQPYNSLLTLKRLTQNADCVVVLDNTALNRIATDRLHIQNPSFSQINQLVSTIMSASTTTLRYPGYMNNDLIGLIASLIPTPRLHFLMTGYTPLTTDQSVASVRKTTVLDVMRRLLQPKNVMVSTGRDRQTNHCYIAILNIIQGEVDPTQVHKSLQRIRERKLANFIPWGPASIQVALSRKSPYLPSAHRVSGLMMANHTSISSLFESSCQQYDKLWKRGAFLEQFRKEDIFKDNFEEMDRSREVVQELIDEYHAATRPDYISWGTQEQ from the exons ATGATGCCCAGGATGGGCTCTGCCGCCCGCCGCCTGCGGAGAGGCCCACACTGCACAGGCGCAGACCCAGCGCCCGCGTCAAAACACCCGCAGGCAGCGCGTTCCCCATGTCCTGCGCGCCCGGCTCCCAGGCTTTCCTCCGGGGCCGGCGAGCTCACATCTGACCGGCGATGCCCCGGGAGATCATCACGCTGCAGCTGGGCCAGTGCGGCAACCAGAGTGAGCAAGCGACCGCCGGGCCCCTCCGATCTCTGGTTTTATCCCTCGGTGCCTG tTGGGTTCGAGTTCTGGAAACAGCTGTGTGCCGAGCATGGCATCAGCCCCGAGGGCATCGTGGAGGAGTTTGCCACCGAGGGCACTGACCGCAAGGACGTCTTTTTCTACCAG GCAGACGATGAGCATTACATCCCCCGGGCTGTGCTGCTGGACCTGGAGCCCCGGGTGATCCACTCCATCCTCAACTCCTCCTATGCCAAGCTCTACAACCCAGAGAACATCTACCTGTCTGAGCACGGAGGAGGGGCTGGCAACAACTGGGCCAGGGGATTCTCACAG GGCGAGAAAATTCATGAGGACATCTTTGACATCATAGACCGAGAAGCAGACGGAAGTGACAGTCTCGAG GGATTCGTGCTGTGTCACTCCATTGCTGGGGGGACAGGCTCTGGCCTGGGCTCCTACCTCTTAGAGCGACTGAATGACAG GTACCCCAAGAAACTGGTGCAGACATACTCCGTGTTTCCCAACCAGGATGAGATGAGCGACGTGGTGGTTCAGCCCTACAACTCCCTCCTCACGCTCAAGAGGCTGACCCAGAATGCGGACTGTGTG GTGGTGCTGGACAACACAGCCCTGAACCGGATCGCCACAGACCGCCTGCACATCCAGAACCCATCCTTCTCCCAGATCAACCAGCTG GTGTCCACCATCATGTCAGCCAGCACCACCACCCTGCGCTACCCCGGCTACATGAACAATGACCTCATCGGCCTCATCGCCTCGCTCATCCCCACCCCTCGGCTCCACTTCCTTATGACGGGCTATACCCCCCTCACCACGGACCAGTCA GTGGCCAGTGTGAGGAAGACAACAGTCCTAGATGTGATGAGGCGACTGCTGCAGCCCAAGAACGTGATGGTGTCCACAGGCCGGGATCGTCAGACCAACCACTGCTACATCGCCATCCTCAACATCATCCAGGGAGAGGTGGACCCCACCCAG GTCCACAAGAGCCTGCAGAGGATCCGGGAAAGGAAGTTGGCCAACTTCATCCCCTGGGGCCCAGCCAGCATCCAGGTGGCCCTGTCCAGGAAGTCTCCCTACCTGCCCTCAGCCCACCGGGTGAGCGGGCTCATGATGGCCAACCACACCAGTATCTCCTCG CTTTTTGAAAGCTCCTGCCAGCAGTATGACAAGCTGTGGAAGCGGGGGGCCTTCCTTGAGCAGTTCCGCAAGGAGGACATCTTCAAGGACAACTTTGAAGAGATGGACAGGTCCAGGGAGGTGGTGCAGGAGCTGATCGATGAGTACCATGCAGCCACAAGGCCAGACTACATCTCCTGGGGCACTCAGGAGCAATGA
- the Tubg2 gene encoding tubulin gamma-2 chain isoform X2, giving the protein MMPRMGSAARRLRRGPHCTGADPAPASKHPQAARSPCPARPAPRLSSGAGELTSDRRCPGRSSRCSWASAATRADDEHYIPRAVLLDLEPRVIHSILNSSYAKLYNPENIYLSEHGGGAGNNWARGFSQGEKIHEDIFDIIDREADGSDSLEGFVLCHSIAGGTGSGLGSYLLERLNDRYPKKLVQTYSVFPNQDEMSDVVVQPYNSLLTLKRLTQNADCVVVLDNTALNRIATDRLHIQNPSFSQINQLVSTIMSASTTTLRYPGYMNNDLIGLIASLIPTPRLHFLMTGYTPLTTDQSVASVRKTTVLDVMRRLLQPKNVMVSTGRDRQTNHCYIAILNIIQGEVDPTQVHKSLQRIRERKLANFIPWGPASIQVALSRKSPYLPSAHRVSGLMMANHTSISSLFESSCQQYDKLWKRGAFLEQFRKEDIFKDNFEEMDRSREVVQELIDEYHAATRPDYISWGTQEQ; this is encoded by the exons ATGATGCCCAGGATGGGCTCTGCCGCCCGCCGCCTGCGGAGAGGCCCACACTGCACAGGCGCAGACCCAGCGCCCGCGTCAAAACACCCGCAGGCAGCGCGTTCCCCATGTCCTGCGCGCCCGGCTCCCAGGCTTTCCTCCGGGGCCGGCGAGCTCACATCTGACCGGCGATGCCCCGGGAGATCATCACGCTGCAGCTGGGCCAGTGCGGCAACCAGA GCAGACGATGAGCATTACATCCCCCGGGCTGTGCTGCTGGACCTGGAGCCCCGGGTGATCCACTCCATCCTCAACTCCTCCTATGCCAAGCTCTACAACCCAGAGAACATCTACCTGTCTGAGCACGGAGGAGGGGCTGGCAACAACTGGGCCAGGGGATTCTCACAG GGCGAGAAAATTCATGAGGACATCTTTGACATCATAGACCGAGAAGCAGACGGAAGTGACAGTCTCGAG GGATTCGTGCTGTGTCACTCCATTGCTGGGGGGACAGGCTCTGGCCTGGGCTCCTACCTCTTAGAGCGACTGAATGACAG GTACCCCAAGAAACTGGTGCAGACATACTCCGTGTTTCCCAACCAGGATGAGATGAGCGACGTGGTGGTTCAGCCCTACAACTCCCTCCTCACGCTCAAGAGGCTGACCCAGAATGCGGACTGTGTG GTGGTGCTGGACAACACAGCCCTGAACCGGATCGCCACAGACCGCCTGCACATCCAGAACCCATCCTTCTCCCAGATCAACCAGCTG GTGTCCACCATCATGTCAGCCAGCACCACCACCCTGCGCTACCCCGGCTACATGAACAATGACCTCATCGGCCTCATCGCCTCGCTCATCCCCACCCCTCGGCTCCACTTCCTTATGACGGGCTATACCCCCCTCACCACGGACCAGTCA GTGGCCAGTGTGAGGAAGACAACAGTCCTAGATGTGATGAGGCGACTGCTGCAGCCCAAGAACGTGATGGTGTCCACAGGCCGGGATCGTCAGACCAACCACTGCTACATCGCCATCCTCAACATCATCCAGGGAGAGGTGGACCCCACCCAG GTCCACAAGAGCCTGCAGAGGATCCGGGAAAGGAAGTTGGCCAACTTCATCCCCTGGGGCCCAGCCAGCATCCAGGTGGCCCTGTCCAGGAAGTCTCCCTACCTGCCCTCAGCCCACCGGGTGAGCGGGCTCATGATGGCCAACCACACCAGTATCTCCTCG CTTTTTGAAAGCTCCTGCCAGCAGTATGACAAGCTGTGGAAGCGGGGGGCCTTCCTTGAGCAGTTCCGCAAGGAGGACATCTTCAAGGACAACTTTGAAGAGATGGACAGGTCCAGGGAGGTGGTGCAGGAGCTGATCGATGAGTACCATGCAGCCACAAGGCCAGACTACATCTCCTGGGGCACTCAGGAGCAATGA